AGGAGCTCACCGAGTGGAACCTCGCCCAGGCGCAGCGCGAGGTTATGCATCGGACGCAGCGGGATTTGGAGCTCCACGACAAGAACCGCGACGGATTCATCTCCTTCGCCGAGTACGAGCCCCCCAGTTGGGCCCATACATTCCACGGTCAGTGTTTGATTCCTTGGATTAATTAAATTCCCTCCCcccctttttgattttttttttattatgtcgTTAATGCTTTGCTCTGTTTGAGTCCACATTCGTTTctcttttaatttgaaattaatctaTGATGTAGCAAAATTAAATCTTTGAGTTAAAATTCCGATCATTCCATCTTAGTTTTGGCGTTAATTGAGCTTTTTTCTGGCGTTTCCAATGGGTTATTGGCATGAAATAGACGGTTTTTTACATCATTATTGGGAATTCCAGATGATATAGGGTGAATTTGTGTTTGGTTATAAGGGAATCGACATACATCGTCTTGTGATATTTAGAAATAGGAGAATATGGAAGGATTTTTGGAGTTCTTATATGATCCCTAAAGGTCGCACATTTTGCCTTATAATGCATTATAAAGAAGCAGAAGAAAACTAAACAAGAACGGCCGTGTCGAGGTTAAAGTGCGGTTCATGCGAAATATGATAACAGTTCAGAGCAAACGAAGAAATATTAAAGTTTGGTGCCTTGTTCAAGAGTACTTCgttaattgtaaatttgattTATGGGCAGAAAATAACACAACAAATGATGGGATGGGTTGGTGGAAAGAGACCCACTTTAATGCTTCTGATGTGGATGGTGATGGCCTTCTTAATCTAACAGAGTTCAATGAGTATGGGTTCTGCTCTTATcagtctttttttaaaaaaatttttattttgacctCTCCCATTGACTCTTTACATGTTCCTCCAGCTTCTTACATCCAGCAGACAGTGCCAATCCAAAGATTATACATTGGTTGTGTCAAGAAGAGATCAGGTGCAACTCGATACCGTTTCATTTTCTTCCCTGCAAATTGCAATCCTTCTAGTTGTTTTATCATAAACCTGTTTGTATGGTGATAGAGTGTGTTGGAAAGTACTATTGGAGTGCTATGTAACAGAAATAATTGCAAAGTTGTGCATGAGATACTTCACAAATTCAGATATTGAAAGTTTCTATTCCTTTGCTTCATAAGATGCAAACTACTTTGTTTGCATCTTGTGGCGTTTCAAGGAGCCAGGTTTTCTTATTTGGTTTTTTAACTTCAGGGAAAGAGATCAGGACAAAGACGGCAAGCTTAATTTTCAAGAATTTTTCAATGGATTGTTTAGCTTAGTACGTGCTCATGATGAAGTCGAGACTACTTCGCATGAAACTGATAGCTCCGGGGAGGCTCCTGCTAAGAAGTTGTTTTCACAGCTTGACAAGGATAAGGATGGGTATGCATTGAGAGTTGTATTTCTCATTTTAGCTCAAAGTGTACTTTCGCCCAACCCAAGCTTGGCACATTCCTTTGCAGGCTGTTGTCCGCAGATGAACTGAAGCCTGTAATTGGTAATATTCACCCATCTGAACATTACTATGCAAAGCAGCAGGCTGATTATGTGCTTTCACAGGTAATTGTTAAATAGATCTTTTGGGAGTTTAATCTTTCTTTACATCTCCCAAATTCCCAAAATTTCTTATTTACGTCTATAGCAGAAGTCTTGTGGGATAAATGATAAATCCTATAGACCCGTGAACTATGTGCTTTTATGGACCGCCACGCAATTCTGTAGTTAGTTTTGGTTTGTTTATAACTGCATATTCTTCATAACGTGACTTTGGTAACCCCTTGATCTTTTGGTACCAAATGCAGGCGGACACTGACAAAGATGGGCGTCTCAGTTTGAAAGAGATGATTGAGAACCCCTATGTGTTTTATAGTTCCATATTTGCTGAGGATGATTATGGATATCATGATGAATTTCGCTAGCTCTCTGAAGGTATTTTATGCGACTTTACtctcttatttaataaaaaatgttAGCTGATCCTTGCTTTTAGCCTTTCGATGATTGCATCAAATTTTCAGGAAGCATAATTGTCGCCATCAGTTTGGTGCTACTTAAGAAGCCATTTTCCTTTTCAGATTGAATTGAGCTTTACATTATCTCATCAGCGTAAGTTCGTCCATCGTCTATATTATGGTAGTTGTTTGGCTATCGTAATCGTTTTCatttaatatctaatatatatccCCACATATATCACCGTACTCTCTTTTGGGCAGGTCAAATTCAGCTAATTCTCTGGCCTGGTCGCTTTGAGACCCTCGAGCTATATCATGTTTTTTAATTCTTTGTAGTCAAGTTTGTTTTATCCTAGAAAGACTGAAAACCTACTGCAAAAAATGGGGCATGCATGTACAATAGAGACAGAAGATGTATATTTATCTGAGGTTTAATCATTGTTATTAATTAGTTTGTAAAGGTATGATAATCATATCTTTTGGTTCTTCCAAACTTTTCTGTTGCTGTATGGGTATATGAAAAGAAAAGCTGGAAACTTTTGCCTTGAGGAAATGTGGTTTTGCTTCAACGAAAAGTTCTCCGTGCAATATATGGAGCCGACTAGTTAGGCAAGATGATTTACATCTCATCTTGCTTTCGGATTCGGCCTTGTTTAATCCGAGAGAATTTCCTTGCTTTGAAACTATTACAATAAGCGTACAAACGGAAACGAAAATGATGaacacaaaataaacaaatcacaaacagaaataaaaaaatacacagatttacgtgaaaaattttttggagaaaaaaatcACAGATGAGGAAGGAGAGAATTTCACTAtcgaacaaaaaagaaaatatattgtacaaAGAGTACAACCAACTTCAATCTATTGCCTCTAGGGGCTTCGCCCCCCTGCACTCCCTGTGGACTACGGGCTTGGGCTTGTCGACCCGAGCTCCCTCCATTACTCGCCACAGGTATCCATTTTTTATTCACaactttatttttcaatttggtcgcaCCGTAAAATTATCGGCAAGTCAAAATTCCAAACTAAaatcgattatcaatttcgagtcacatctaacaaaaACATTCCTTTGCCCCCTACAAAGTGCATATTTGGTCCCTTTTGTTAttgaagagttttttttttttttttttttttttttttttttttttttttcaagcagTAGCTAAGTATTTCACAAACAACAGTTTTTGCATTTTTGTTGCCCCGATAAGACTTGGAAACTAAAAAGCATAAGCAGTAACTTGAAGGTTTGTCGGGCGGCGGTCAAAGTCGAAAATACAGATCCTTTAAATGGCTCTATTTAAACAGCAAGTTTAATTGTTTTAACCATCCTAAAATAGTCTCTTCCGGTTAAAAAAACAACgcaattaaaaacaaaaaagggaaaaatcaACATTTCactacaatataaaaaatagccAATGGACAAAATTTTGCACGTACATACATTATCAACTATTTTCGACACACATCTTCCACCTAAAAGAGATAATTATGGTACAACGCTGGCTTTGTAATTTGTATAAGTATAATGGAGAGGGAACTGAACCATGGGCTCTTCCCCATAAAATAAGAAACGAATTGGAGAGAAATTTCAAAAAAGCGGAAAAATCACACTTTAGCTACACTCACACAGAccctaaattaaaaaagaaaaagaaaaatcatataCATAAGAGGGTAAAGAAGACATATTTTATGTGCTGGTTTGAACGGTTGATGACGGTGCTTTCctgtgcaatttacccttcaACTGCCTGATCTTGGCGTCAACCCTTGCTGTAAAACCGATCTTTGTCTCCTGCCGCGCCTTCGACCGCTCCCTCTTCCACATGTTTTGATCCTCCACATCCttcttataatatttaatctccTGAATAACATGGTGGTCGAGCGGATTCCATTGTCTTTGGAACGAAATATGAGCCAAATATGGGATATTACACGCCGCAGCAACAACAAGTGTCACGAACCAATATATGGGAGCCGGCCCAAGCGCCTCTAGAAGGATCTGGTAGTTGTTTCCGGAGATCAGCGGTGAGGACATTCCGTAGGCAATTAAGAATAAGTACCATGTGATAATGCTGCCCCAAACAAAGACGTGTTGGATCCACGTGAAATGGCTCATTGTAAGGGCGATCTGGACGTTGACTGCCCAGATTATGCATGTGAACATGGTGGTCCCCACAGCCGCCATGTCAGCGGTCTGACCGCCCGCACGAAACGACTGGTCGTAGATGATGCCaatggtgaggaagaagatgacgaGGGAGGAGTAGAGGCCATTGCCCATCCACCCGAATATTCGGTACCAGTCAAAGAAGACATTCTTCGGTCCTTGCTGATATAAAGCTGGGAACTGCAGAGTAGATATTGCCCCATCAGATGGAATGTATGACACTGTAAAGATATGTTCACTAATATAGTCCTGTTAATTGTCAATTTACTTCTGTTGCCCCGTTAAATCTGAAGTTTCATACCCTCCACAActcaatttagtaccttataatcttgcttaaaaaaaaaaaaaaaaggccagcCCCTTTATaagatatctttttttaaaCACAAAATGGACTTCCCTCGTTAATCAGATGACTCCATAACTTTTACATGTTTTGGTAAGAAGCTGCACTTTTGAGGTGCATATACAAAAAGTCAGATCTTACAGAGCTACAGACGATTTTGCAGGCAGAGATGTATGTTATCATCCCCATCAAAAAAATATGCCCTTTCTAGAACAAATACATATCTAAATCTGTCAGAAGATGACTTTATCTAGTTAAGGCAacacttttatttgtataaaatcgGCACTAATAGAATACTTCATTATGAGTAGAAAATTTTCGTTTCTTCAGAGGCTactcaaattatttatttttctgcaATAATGGCTATAAAGTGAATTATGTACCTGTAAACAGACTTCAGAAGAAACATCTTGCTCAAACACTCCAAGTGAGATGACAGGTAAGGATGTAAGAACCACATTGAAAAGTAGCATGTACCAGTCATCATAAACTGACTGCCCGGAGAAGCCAGTGTATGCCTCAAAGTAGAAAATGGTGAGGCCAAAGGCTATATTCTTGTAGAAAAAATAGCATATCTGGAAATGATTCAACAAATTAGAACCAGAAAACCCCCATGCACACAGAGATTAATACATGGCATATATGTTGTATAAGCATTAGGctggaaatttttttctttattaccATCTGAGCAATTCTCTTGTAGCACCAATGCCCATGGACAACTAGGAGCCGCTCAAGAAACCGGAATTGTGAAATTGAAAAGTCACTAGCCATCACAGCCTGCACAAAGCAAAACAGTTTTTAAGCATGCTATTACAAAACAAGCTTCCAGAAAAAGCAAAAGCTAGAAGTTCGGCTAGCTAGAAGTCTGGAGCTTTTGCTACAGAGGAAATCTAAAACAAGCTTCTGGGCCCCAAAAAGCAAAAGATCCTATTCGAAACTTTTACTTGTGTCCCGACAAGAAGCTCTAGAAAAGAATTAAATGAAAAGGCAGTTACTGTTTCATCAACCAGCTCCGCTCAAACATTACATCTGCAGTAGTTCCAGCCAGGCCAAGCAGGCCACCCTAAGAAGAATGCCCATACCACTTATCTGATGTTCTTCTGGAACCTATTGCATAgtaataaatttgaaatattgtaaacaAACAACAAACTAATACAAGTACAGATGATGCCGCCAACCTGCATTCCCTCCACGCCACTAATACCCACTCCAATATCAGCTTCTTGAATCATGCCCACATCATTCGCACCATCACCTATCGCCAAGGTGGTTTTGCCGGTACCTTCTTTGACTAGACGAGTAACCTAAAACagaaaacagaaagaaaaaataaaaatctggtCAAGGCTACTATCAATTGCAGTTCAGCAATTTGGCTCTGCAATTAAATACAATACAAAAGTTTAAACATATATCCCAGCAAAATCATCGATTTACCTTGATTACCCTGTAAAATCTggatttttaaatatcaaatatgcCCATCAAAGGTGCAATTTCTAACAATAACaatcaattttaatttaagatgtCATATGATTCATGAGGATGCATCAGTCTTGTATTAGAAAAGTTCAGGCAGGCATACTACTCCTAAGAAAGTAGATATGTAAGAACGTTTTGAAGAGCATACAAGAAAATTTAGGCTTTGCATGAATATTTAAGTAAATAGATGATTCTTCAGAAGTACATATGTGAATATCTGAAATTAAACTACCAGTGCTTTTTGCTTTGGGGAGACCCGGCAGCATATGACTGAGGCGCAATTGACTGCTAGACTCAAGAATTGATCCTTCATATCCTCCTCTAAGGCATACGTCAAAGCTTTGCCATCAATAATTAAAGCAAATGCTGCATGAGGATCCTTCTCTAGCTTCACCATTTGCAACGCATTGGTGATTTGCATCAAAAGGCTCTCCTTTCCAGCCTGTTCATCCCTCAGAGATAAAGCAAAGCTTACCATAAAATGACTTAACGAAACAGATCAAATCCTGCTACAATACAAGAAGGGACATGAAAATAGGGACATTACCTTTTTGGCATCTTGTGCAAGCAAGTCGTTGTTCGTTGCGGACAAACAGATTTGCTTCATGCCTTGCCTAAGTAAGCTGCATGCATATCTGCAATAGAAAATGGACTATTAATTGAAGATGAACACAGAATGTGCTCCGATcataagggcctgtttggccagGTTGGAGCTTCAACAGAAATTCTGTTTATATAGAGCTGTTTGAAGCAACACCGGTAATAGCGTTTCAAAAAATCTCCTCCACAATTTATCGCAGCAGCAAAAGTAGAAGCTTGCTGCTGGGGGAAGATTCCGCTTTTGAGGCCTAACATTTAATGTTAGCTTCCCACCACAGCAAAACCTCCAGAATCGGTACAATTTGTTAGCCAAGCATCCGGTTTTTGAAAGATTCAGCTTTCTGAAGTAAAGTAGCTGTTCTAAAAACCAAGCCAAACAGCCATTATCTTCAGTTTTCAGCAAAATGAATGCACAAAGAAGCATACCCGATATTGATTGCAGTTTCCATCTTGTCACCTGTCAAAACCCAGATTTTGAGACCAGCTTGTGCTAATTTATCTATGCATTGAGGAACCTGAAAGTAAAATGGGAAATGATCAAACAATCTAGAAAAAAAAGGACTGGCATGTCAGTGCATTTAGATCATAAAATGTTACCCCTCTTTGTAATTTGTCCTCTACAGCAGTTGCACCAATAAGAATCAATTCTCTCTCGATTAAATCTGAGACTCGCTCAAGGTGGGATTCTCTATCAGACCCTATAGAAGTCTTTGCTTTAAAAAATTCACCATTCCATGCTGAGTACTCGGATTCCTCAAGCACTCTGTATGCCAATGCCAATGTCCGCAAACCTGCTTCCCCATATTCATTAAGATGCTTACTTGTTTCAGCCTCATATGTCCTTCCATTTTTTGATAGTCTATCAAATATAAtactaaaaccaaaaaaaaaaaaacaaaaaaaaaagatctataAGACCAATCAAATGATTCAAGAATATACGTATAAAATTTACAGTTAGTTTTCAGGGAAAAAGGGATCAGAAGACAGAGGCAGAAGGAATCACAGGTCTTTCAGACAAGAAACTAAATCATACCTATCCGCTCCTTTGCACAGAAGAAGAATTTGCCCAGATTCATCCCGCACTATCACCGAcattctctttcttttgctGCTAAATTCCAAAAGATTGAGAATCTTGAACTCCCTGTAAATAATCCACCAAAGAGTTAATAGCCCAATAATGTAGAAGAGAAGAATTGTAACAATTGATGAAGCTAAAGTTATGACCTTTCTATTGGGTGCTCGGAGGATGAATATCTCTCCCTTATGAAGACACTTGATTGAGTCCTCTtacaaaattcaaatccaaattccCTTGCTGCGACCAGAAAAGCCCCTTCATCTGGTGATTCAGCTTCATAGTTAAAACTTCCGGTTTCCTCATTAAACTCGGGAATCGCAGTCTGACAAAGCGCGAGTATTCTAAAGAACAATATGATGGTAGCTGCATTTGGTTCTTTAGTCCAATTTCCGTGCATTAGACGGTCATCTTCAAAACTGAAACCTTTAATCTTTGATTTAGCAGCCTTCTCAACAGAGTATGTAATGCCACCTTCTATTTCAATCTCTAACGACCCAGAATCACCCCTGTTATTCTCCCATAGATCAGGATCATTGCTATTCTGATCAGCAGTTCCAGAAGCTTCCGATGCTATCTGCTTCGCTGCAGCAATTTCAACTTCACTCGAGCCCCTACCATATGAAACTCCTGCTATAGAACACTTCAAGAAATCCATCTGATTGCATGTTAAAGTGCCTGTTTTATCGGACAAAATCGTATGGACTTGGCCCAGCTCCTCGTTTAAATTCGAGGTCCGGGCTTGAGCTGGATTTCCCGTGTCCTCATCATACATGAGCAGATCATGGTTGATAAACATAGCCTGCAGAACCTTAACGACTTCAATTGAAACATAAAGTGAGATAGGTATAAGATATCCATAAAGAATAAGCGCCGTGACAAGATGAAAGATGCCAGAAATCAGAGACTTAGACGGATCAAACAAATTTGTGGTATTCTGCGGCTGCAAATACCACCAATGTGGCATCCCATACTTAGTCTTGAGAGCGAAACCAATAGAACTAATCAGCGAAATTAACACGAGAAGAGTGAACAGAATGTATATGATCTTATCCATTTTCCTTTCTATTCTGCTCCTCTTAGATGGCGACTTTGTCGCATTCTGCATAACTTTGCTATCATGACCGGTGAAAATAACCACTCCATAGACATACGAAGTGTTCCTCAGCTTTGAATCTCTGAGAAGAATCTGGTTCGGGTCGAGAGCATACACTTGGCGCTCATACTCAAAATTTCCCACAAAAGTGTAAAGGCTCGGATTCGGGTCCTCGCACCGAATGGTGGCCGTAAAATCCCTAAAAGCCTCATCTTCATCCAATTGAAGGGTGATCTCCAGAGACCTCTTGACCTTCAAATTGGTTTCCCCATCCAAATTCATGGTCTCGACATAGCATATCCCATCTTCATAGCTCGACGACAAGAGGAGCAAATCGGCGGGAAAGAACTGATCTTTCTCCACCTTAACTACATCCCCGACCCTGATCTTCTGCCAATGTTTGTACCCGAACTGCCCGTCCCCCTTATGAACACCAACCTTGCGGCTGTTAACCTTCATATCCTGCATGAACCGCCGCCAATCCTCCAACGCCTCTTTGGCCATACTAAGCCCTACGACGAAGGCCAGCGGCGCGATCATGCTGACCGCGGAGAACGGGGTCACGGGGGTTAGCGATAGGATCGCGGCCAGGAGGAAGTAGAGGTTGGCGACGCGGCGGAATTGTTCAAACAGGGCTTTGGGGAGGAAGGTGAGGATGTTGTACTTGGTGGTGGAGATGTAATTGGTGGGGTACTTGAGGGGCTTCTTGCGGTGGAGCCGGGGCTGGTTGCAGTGGACGATGCGGGAGAAGCCGGGGCCGCCGAGggagtcggcggcggcggcggcggcgtcggcatCGAGGAGGACGCTGGGGCGGATGCAGGCGAAGGAGTAGAGCTTGCTCCACCGCAGCcgctccctccgccgccgcgcgccgccgcggcCCATCTAGAACCTTCCAATTAGGGTTTCTAGAGCTCGGATTTGGTGCTACTACTACCACAACCGATCCAAACACACATGCATTGGGGTTTTGACTCGGAGATAGGGTTTATTGCAATCTAGATCTGAATATACTACAAatattatgcaaaaaaaaaatagtactaaAATTGATCAAACGAACTGAATTTAACGCAGGAGACCGAATTTTGGAGCTTAAATTCGGGGAAAATGCGGGGAAAATCCGTACCACATTATCTCCAGATCTGAAGAACTACATACGAATCAGATTACAAACGCGATTATGATAACTAACTCGCGAGAACGATCCAAAACTTCGCATTTAAATCGAAGAACAGATCGAGAAAAAAAAAANTCGGAGACGATGGTTGAACGAGATCCAGCTTGGAGCAGGCGACGAGGAGAGGAGACGAGAACGCT
This DNA window, taken from Ananas comosus cultivar F153 linkage group 5, ASM154086v1, whole genome shotgun sequence, encodes the following:
- the LOC109711027 gene encoding reticulocalbin-2 codes for the protein MGKSHPNPIVWIYVALTLFVVLLLSFAPTHHHLRPHRRLKLRSSFAPRGDGGGGGGGHQVPFDPLIADIERRREDREWERAHYNFSHGGGGGGEGDAAPGMESQPEWEEFMDAEDYINDEDRFNVTRRIEELFPKVDVAPADGAITAEELTEWNLAQAQREVMHRTQRDLELHDKNRDGFISFAEYEPPSWAHTFHENNTTNDGMGWWKETHFNASDVDGDGLLNLTEFNDFLHPADSANPKIIHWLCQEEIRERDQDKDGKLNFQEFFNGLFSLVRAHDEVETTSHETDSSGEAPAKKLFSQLDKDKDGLLSADELKPVIGNIHPSEHYYAKQQADYVLSQADTDKDGRLSLKEMIENPYVFYSSIFAEDDYGYHDEFR
- the LOC109710064 gene encoding probable phospholipid-transporting ATPase 4, producing MGRGGARRRRERLRWSKLYSFACIRPSVLLDADAAAAAADSLGGPGFSRIVHCNQPRLHRKKPLKYPTNYISTTKYNILTFLPKALFEQFRRVANLYFLLAAILSLTPVTPFSAVSMIAPLAFVVGLSMAKEALEDWRRFMQDMKVNSRKVGVHKGDGQFGYKHWQKIRVGDVVKVEKDQFFPADLLLLSSSYEDGICYVETMNLDGETNLKVKRSLEITLQLDEDEAFRDFTATIRCEDPNPSLYTFVGNFEYERQVYALDPNQILLRDSKLRNTSYVYGVVIFTGHDSKVMQNATKSPSKRSRIERKMDKIIYILFTLLVLISLISSIGFALKTKYGMPHWWYLQPQNTTNLFDPSKSLISGIFHLVTALILYGYLIPISLYVSIEVVKVLQAMFINHDLLMYDEDTGNPAQARTSNLNEELGQVHTILSDKTGTLTCNQMDFLKCSIAGVSYGRGSSEVEIAAAKQIASEASGTADQNSNDPDLWENNRGDSGSLEIEIEGGITYSVEKAAKSKIKGFSFEDDRLMHGNWTKEPNAATIILFFRILALCQTAIPEFNEETGSFNYEAESPDEGAFLVAAREFGFEFCKRTQSSVFIRERYSSSEHPIEREFKILNLLEFSSKRKRMSVIVRDESGQILLLCKGADSIIFDRLSKNGRTYEAETSKHLNEYGEAGLRTLALAYRVLEESEYSAWNGEFFKAKTSIGSDRESHLERVSDLIERELILIGATAVEDKLQRGVPQCIDKLAQAGLKIWVLTGDKMETAINIGYACSLLRQGMKQICLSATNNDLLAQDAKKAGKESLLMQITNALQMVKLEKDPHAAFALIIDGKALTYALEEDMKDQFLSLAVNCASVICCRVSPKQKALVTRLVKEGTGKTTLAIGDGANDVGMIQEADIGVGISGVEGMQAVMASDFSISQFRFLERLLVVHGHWCYKRIAQMICYFFYKNIAFGLTIFYFEAYTGFSGQSVYDDWYMLLFNVVLTSLPVISLGVFEQDVSSEVCLQFPALYQQGPKNVFFDWYRIFGWMGNGLYSSLVIFFLTIGIIYDQSFRAGGQTADMAAVGTTMFTCIIWAVNVQIALTMSHFTWIQHVFVWGSIITWYLFLIAYGMSSPLISGNNYQILLEALGPAPIYWFVTLVVAAACNIPYLAHISFQRQWNPLDHHVIQEIKYYKKDVEDQNMWKRERSKARQETKIGFTARVDAKIRQLKGKLHRKAPSSTVQTST